The following coding sequences are from one Salvia hispanica cultivar TCC Black 2014 chromosome 3, UniMelb_Shisp_WGS_1.0, whole genome shotgun sequence window:
- the LOC125211391 gene encoding beta-glucosidase 18-like isoform X4 has protein sequence MRLSCIIASNFLILLVSMLKSSSQEQVNIKRSDFPPDFLFGAATSAYQVEGAVLEDGRSLSNWDIFSHIEGNIADGSNAYIADDHYHRYLEDIEIMHSLGLTAYRFSISWSRILPRGRDGPVNKVAVQFYRNITYNLLTKGIHPFVTLFHFEYPQELEDRFGGWLSPLMQEEYLHFAEICFTYFGDQVKYWITINEPNLFSEMAYERANYPPARCSPPFGDCVSGNSDVEPLIVVHNMLLAHAKAAKLYRERFKSKVDGVLSIAVCAFMYVPMTDDEKGKAAADRALAFNVAWTLDPLVFGDYPPEMRSIHGPELPNFSAEERELLRDSIDFIGINHYGTLYAKDCTHSVCVCNISSCVQGSDRAIRGFTYTGGERDGVPIGERTGMARFFVVPRGMEQIVQYVKDRYNNKTMIITENGYASPGNEENDFVHDDKRIQYHQSYLAYLAQAMRAILYGA, from the exons ATGAGACTATCTTGCATTATAGCCtcaaatttcttgattttactTGTTTCTATGCTCAAATCATCCAGTCAAGAACAAGTAAACATCAAAAGATCAGATTTTCCACCAGATTTTCTCTTTGGGGCTGCTACTTCTGCTTATCAA GTGGAAGGAGCAGTTCTTGAAGATGGTAGAAGTCTGAGCAACTGGGacattttttctcatattgaAG GTAACATAGCAGATGGGAGCAATGCTTATATAGCTGATGATCACTACCATCGTTACCTG GAAGATATTGAGATTATGCATTCACTTGGATTGACTGCTTACCGATTTTCGATTTCATGGAGTAGAATTCTCCCTA GAGGGAGAGATGGCCCTGTTAACAAAGTTGCTGTCCAATTCTATAGAAATATTACATATAATCTCTTAACCAAAG GTATTCACCCTTTTGTGACTCTTTTCCACTTCGAGTATCCTCAAGAACTCGAAGACAGATTCGGGGGATGGCTCAGCCCTCTCATGCA GGAAGAGTACCTCCATTTTGCTGAAATATGTTTCACATATTTTGGTGATCAAGTAAAGTATTGGATCACAATCAATGAGCCCAACTTGTTTTCAGAAATGGCGTACGAGAGGGCAAACTACCCGCCTGCTCGCTGCTCGCCACCTTTTGGCGACTGTGTTAGTGGGAATTCAGATGTTGAGCCCCTGATTGTCGTGCACAACATGTTGTTGGCCCATGCCAAAGCTGCCAAGCTGTACCGCGAGAGGTTTAAG TCGAAAGTGGATGGTGTATTGAGCATCGCTGTCTGTGCTTTCATGTATGTGCCAATGACAGACGACGAGAAGGGTAAGGCAGCTGCAGATAGAGCATTAGCTTTCAATGTTGCCTG GACGCTGGATCCACTTGTTTTTGGGGATTATCCTCCAGAAATGAGGAGTATCCACGGACCCGAGTTACCAAATTTTTCTGCAGAGGAAAGGGAGCTTTTGAGGGACAGCATAGACTTTATTGGGATAAACCATTATGGCACACTCTATGCAAAGGATTGCACCCATTCCGTTTGCGTCTGCAACATATCTAGTTGCGTCCAAGGCAGCGACCGTGCAATCAGGGGCTTCACCTACACTGGTGGAGAGCGTGATGGTGTTCCAATTGGGGAGCGA ACGGGGATGGCCCGGTTCTTCGTGGTGCCTAGAGGCATGGAGCAAATTGTCCAATATGTGAAGGATAGGTACAATAACAAGACAATGATCATCACAGAGAATG GTTATGCATCTCCGGGCAACGAAGAAAACGACTTTGTGCATGACGATAAGAGGATTCAATACCATCAGTCTTATCTTGCATATCTTGCTCAAGCTATGAG GGCTATTTTGTATGGAGCTTGA
- the LOC125211391 gene encoding beta-glucosidase 18-like isoform X3 — protein sequence MRLSCIIASNFLILLVSMLKSSSQEQVNIKRSDFPPDFLFGAATSAYQVEGAVLEDGRSLSNWDIFSHIEGNIADGSNAYIADDHYHRYLEDIEIMHSLGLTAYRFSISWSRILPRGRDGPVNKVAVQFYRNITYNLLTKGIHPFVTLFHFEYPQELEDRFGGWLSPLMQEEYLHFAEICFTYFGDQVKYWITINEPNLFSEMAYERANYPPARCSPPFGDCVSGNSDVEPLIVVHNMLLAHAKAAKLYRERFKSKVDGVLSIAVCAFMYVPMTDDEKGKAAADRALAFNVAWTLDPLVFGDYPPEMRSIHGPELPNFSAEERELLRDSIDFIGINHYGTLYAKDCTHSVCVCNISSCVQGSDRAIRGFTYTGGERDGVPIGERTGMARFFVVPRGMEQIVQYVKDRYNNKTMIITENGYASPGNEENDFVHDDKRIQYHQSYLAYLAQAMRKGADVQGYFVWSLIDNFEWASGYGPKFGLYHIDRPTLNRIPKNSACWSVGTPVTVIG from the exons ATGAGACTATCTTGCATTATAGCCtcaaatttcttgattttactTGTTTCTATGCTCAAATCATCCAGTCAAGAACAAGTAAACATCAAAAGATCAGATTTTCCACCAGATTTTCTCTTTGGGGCTGCTACTTCTGCTTATCAA GTGGAAGGAGCAGTTCTTGAAGATGGTAGAAGTCTGAGCAACTGGGacattttttctcatattgaAG GTAACATAGCAGATGGGAGCAATGCTTATATAGCTGATGATCACTACCATCGTTACCTG GAAGATATTGAGATTATGCATTCACTTGGATTGACTGCTTACCGATTTTCGATTTCATGGAGTAGAATTCTCCCTA GAGGGAGAGATGGCCCTGTTAACAAAGTTGCTGTCCAATTCTATAGAAATATTACATATAATCTCTTAACCAAAG GTATTCACCCTTTTGTGACTCTTTTCCACTTCGAGTATCCTCAAGAACTCGAAGACAGATTCGGGGGATGGCTCAGCCCTCTCATGCA GGAAGAGTACCTCCATTTTGCTGAAATATGTTTCACATATTTTGGTGATCAAGTAAAGTATTGGATCACAATCAATGAGCCCAACTTGTTTTCAGAAATGGCGTACGAGAGGGCAAACTACCCGCCTGCTCGCTGCTCGCCACCTTTTGGCGACTGTGTTAGTGGGAATTCAGATGTTGAGCCCCTGATTGTCGTGCACAACATGTTGTTGGCCCATGCCAAAGCTGCCAAGCTGTACCGCGAGAGGTTTAAG TCGAAAGTGGATGGTGTATTGAGCATCGCTGTCTGTGCTTTCATGTATGTGCCAATGACAGACGACGAGAAGGGTAAGGCAGCTGCAGATAGAGCATTAGCTTTCAATGTTGCCTG GACGCTGGATCCACTTGTTTTTGGGGATTATCCTCCAGAAATGAGGAGTATCCACGGACCCGAGTTACCAAATTTTTCTGCAGAGGAAAGGGAGCTTTTGAGGGACAGCATAGACTTTATTGGGATAAACCATTATGGCACACTCTATGCAAAGGATTGCACCCATTCCGTTTGCGTCTGCAACATATCTAGTTGCGTCCAAGGCAGCGACCGTGCAATCAGGGGCTTCACCTACACTGGTGGAGAGCGTGATGGTGTTCCAATTGGGGAGCGA ACGGGGATGGCCCGGTTCTTCGTGGTGCCTAGAGGCATGGAGCAAATTGTCCAATATGTGAAGGATAGGTACAATAACAAGACAATGATCATCACAGAGAATG GTTATGCATCTCCGGGCAACGAAGAAAACGACTTTGTGCATGACGATAAGAGGATTCAATACCATCAGTCTTATCTTGCATATCTTGCTCAAGCTATGAG AAAAGGGGCGGATGTGCAGGGCTATTTTGTATGGAGCTTGATCGATAATTTTGAATGGGCGAGCGGGTATGGTCCCAAATTCGGGTTGTACCATATCGATCGCCCAACATTGAATAGAATTCCGAAGAACTCTGCATGTTG GAGTGTAGGGACCCCTGTGACTGTCATTGGCTGA
- the LOC125211391 gene encoding beta-glucosidase 18-like isoform X1: protein MRLSCIIASNFLILLVSMLKSSSQEQVNIKRSDFPPDFLFGAATSAYQVEGAVLEDGRSLSNWDIFSHIEGNIADGSNAYIADDHYHRYLEDIEIMHSLGLTAYRFSISWSRILPRGRDGPVNKVAVQFYRNITYNLLTKGIHPFVTLFHFEYPQELEDRFGGWLSPLMQEEYLHFAEICFTYFGDQVKYWITINEPNLFSEMAYERANYPPARCSPPFGDCVSGNSDVEPLIVVHNMLLAHAKAAKLYRERFKSKVDGVLSIAVCAFMYVPMTDDEKGKAAADRALAFNVAWTLDPLVFGDYPPEMRSIHGPELPNFSAEERELLRDSIDFIGINHYGTLYAKDCTHSVCVCNISSCVQGSDRAIRGFTYTGGERDGVPIGERTGMARFFVVPRGMEQIVQYVKDRYNNKTMIITENGYASPGNEENDFVHDDKRIQYHQSYLAYLAQAMRKGADVQGYFVWSLIDNFEWASGYGPKFGLYHIDRPTLNRIPKNSACWYGDFLSNCSLVDASNIQSQYNEKENIVMCV, encoded by the exons ATGAGACTATCTTGCATTATAGCCtcaaatttcttgattttactTGTTTCTATGCTCAAATCATCCAGTCAAGAACAAGTAAACATCAAAAGATCAGATTTTCCACCAGATTTTCTCTTTGGGGCTGCTACTTCTGCTTATCAA GTGGAAGGAGCAGTTCTTGAAGATGGTAGAAGTCTGAGCAACTGGGacattttttctcatattgaAG GTAACATAGCAGATGGGAGCAATGCTTATATAGCTGATGATCACTACCATCGTTACCTG GAAGATATTGAGATTATGCATTCACTTGGATTGACTGCTTACCGATTTTCGATTTCATGGAGTAGAATTCTCCCTA GAGGGAGAGATGGCCCTGTTAACAAAGTTGCTGTCCAATTCTATAGAAATATTACATATAATCTCTTAACCAAAG GTATTCACCCTTTTGTGACTCTTTTCCACTTCGAGTATCCTCAAGAACTCGAAGACAGATTCGGGGGATGGCTCAGCCCTCTCATGCA GGAAGAGTACCTCCATTTTGCTGAAATATGTTTCACATATTTTGGTGATCAAGTAAAGTATTGGATCACAATCAATGAGCCCAACTTGTTTTCAGAAATGGCGTACGAGAGGGCAAACTACCCGCCTGCTCGCTGCTCGCCACCTTTTGGCGACTGTGTTAGTGGGAATTCAGATGTTGAGCCCCTGATTGTCGTGCACAACATGTTGTTGGCCCATGCCAAAGCTGCCAAGCTGTACCGCGAGAGGTTTAAG TCGAAAGTGGATGGTGTATTGAGCATCGCTGTCTGTGCTTTCATGTATGTGCCAATGACAGACGACGAGAAGGGTAAGGCAGCTGCAGATAGAGCATTAGCTTTCAATGTTGCCTG GACGCTGGATCCACTTGTTTTTGGGGATTATCCTCCAGAAATGAGGAGTATCCACGGACCCGAGTTACCAAATTTTTCTGCAGAGGAAAGGGAGCTTTTGAGGGACAGCATAGACTTTATTGGGATAAACCATTATGGCACACTCTATGCAAAGGATTGCACCCATTCCGTTTGCGTCTGCAACATATCTAGTTGCGTCCAAGGCAGCGACCGTGCAATCAGGGGCTTCACCTACACTGGTGGAGAGCGTGATGGTGTTCCAATTGGGGAGCGA ACGGGGATGGCCCGGTTCTTCGTGGTGCCTAGAGGCATGGAGCAAATTGTCCAATATGTGAAGGATAGGTACAATAACAAGACAATGATCATCACAGAGAATG GTTATGCATCTCCGGGCAACGAAGAAAACGACTTTGTGCATGACGATAAGAGGATTCAATACCATCAGTCTTATCTTGCATATCTTGCTCAAGCTATGAG AAAAGGGGCGGATGTGCAGGGCTATTTTGTATGGAGCTTGATCGATAATTTTGAATGGGCGAGCGGGTATGGTCCCAAATTCGGGTTGTACCATATCGATCGCCCAACATTGAATAGAATTCCGAAGAACTCTGCATGTTGGTATGGAGATTTCTTAAGCAACTGCAGCCTTGTTGATGCATCAAACAttcaatctcaatataatgaaaaagaaaacattgtGATGTGCGTGTAA
- the LOC125209548 gene encoding uncharacterized protein LOC125209548: MSMNFLIWNARGVANANTQSIIKKMVRENKISVLAIIEPLTKPRPEFFNRVFGLNFKRSNCNGQIWIFVAEGIEVDGWEDSEQVLHARFISPILSGPLFISVTYGKCFREGRKMMWDKLREIASNLDGDPWLVGGDFNIFVSEEERQGKGSVKRRTREMADFAEAINDCQLLDVGADGHKFTWVRGDTFERLDRVLIGEGWAKMFESTRVTNLPRILSDHCPLLVRCQAPGPRVKPSFRFQNMWVRHKLFLMEVERCWREETGMDGMINVQIKLCRLKRSLRIWNRVVFGNIFEKLKKAELEAKEAMERYEQNPTLLLRSESNRSAAEFLVALKMEEEFWR; the protein is encoded by the coding sequence ATGTCGATGAACTTCCTGATTTGGAATGCTCGGGGTGTTGCCAATGCTAATACCCAGAGCATCATCAAAAAAATggtaagagaaaataaaatctctgTTTTGGCTATCATTGAGCCTCTAACTAAGCCGAGACCGGAGTTCTTCAATAGGGTCTTTGGGTTGAATTTTAAGAGGTCTAATTGCAATGGGCAGATTTGGATTTTTGTGGCAGAAGGCATAGAAGTGGATGGATGGGAGGATTCTGAGCAAGTCTTACATGCTCGGTTTATTTCCCCGATTTTATCTGGTCCACTCTTTATCTCGGTGACTTATGGCAAATGCTTTAGGGAAGGAAGGAAGATGATGTGGGATAAACTGCGAGAAATTGCCTCAAATCTGGATGGGGATCCTTGGCTGGTGGGTggtgattttaatattttcgtCTCGGAGGAGGAAAGGCAGGGGAAGGGGAGTGTGAAGAGAAGAACCAGAGAGATGGCAGATTTTGCAGAGGCTATCAATGACTGCCAGCTTTTAGATGTGGGAGCGGATGGGCATAAATTCACATGGGTGAGAGGGGACACGTTTGAAAGGCTGGATAGAGTCTTAATTGGTGAAGGGTGGGCAAAGATGTTTGAATCTACCAGAGTGACAAACCTCCCCAGAATTCTTTCAGATCATTGTCCTCTCCTGGTAAGGTGTCAAGCTCCGGGTCCTCGAGTTAAGCCTTCCTTCCGATTTCAAAACATGTGGGTAAGGCATAAGTTGTTTCTTATGGAAGTTGAAAGATGTTGGAGGGAAGAAACAGGCATGGATGGCATGATTAATGTGCAAATTAAGTTATGTCGTTTGAAGAGGAGTTTGAGAATTTGGAATCGGGTAGTGTTTGGCAATATCTTCGAGAAGCTGAAAAAGGCAGAGTTAGAGGCCAAGGAAGCTATGGAAAGATATGAACAGAATCCCACCTTGTTGCTGAGATCAGAATCAAATAGATCAGCGGCGGAATTCCTTGTGGCTCTTAAAATGGAGGAGGAATTTTGGCGGTAA
- the LOC125211391 gene encoding beta-glucosidase 18-like isoform X5, whose translation MHSLGLTAYRFSISWSRILPRGRDGPVNKVAVQFYRNITYNLLTKGIHPFVTLFHFEYPQELEDRFGGWLSPLMQEEYLHFAEICFTYFGDQVKYWITINEPNLFSEMAYERANYPPARCSPPFGDCVSGNSDVEPLIVVHNMLLAHAKAAKLYRERFKSKVDGVLSIAVCAFMYVPMTDDEKGKAAADRALAFNVAWTLDPLVFGDYPPEMRSIHGPELPNFSAEERELLRDSIDFIGINHYGTLYAKDCTHSVCVCNISSCVQGSDRAIRGFTYTGGERDGVPIGERTGMARFFVVPRGMEQIVQYVKDRYNNKTMIITENGYASPGNEENDFVHDDKRIQYHQSYLAYLAQAMRKGADVQGYFVWSLIDNFEWASGYGPKFGLYHIDRPTLNRIPKNSACWYGDFLSNCSLVDASNIQSQYNEKENIVMCV comes from the exons ATGCATTCACTTGGATTGACTGCTTACCGATTTTCGATTTCATGGAGTAGAATTCTCCCTA GAGGGAGAGATGGCCCTGTTAACAAAGTTGCTGTCCAATTCTATAGAAATATTACATATAATCTCTTAACCAAAG GTATTCACCCTTTTGTGACTCTTTTCCACTTCGAGTATCCTCAAGAACTCGAAGACAGATTCGGGGGATGGCTCAGCCCTCTCATGCA GGAAGAGTACCTCCATTTTGCTGAAATATGTTTCACATATTTTGGTGATCAAGTAAAGTATTGGATCACAATCAATGAGCCCAACTTGTTTTCAGAAATGGCGTACGAGAGGGCAAACTACCCGCCTGCTCGCTGCTCGCCACCTTTTGGCGACTGTGTTAGTGGGAATTCAGATGTTGAGCCCCTGATTGTCGTGCACAACATGTTGTTGGCCCATGCCAAAGCTGCCAAGCTGTACCGCGAGAGGTTTAAG TCGAAAGTGGATGGTGTATTGAGCATCGCTGTCTGTGCTTTCATGTATGTGCCAATGACAGACGACGAGAAGGGTAAGGCAGCTGCAGATAGAGCATTAGCTTTCAATGTTGCCTG GACGCTGGATCCACTTGTTTTTGGGGATTATCCTCCAGAAATGAGGAGTATCCACGGACCCGAGTTACCAAATTTTTCTGCAGAGGAAAGGGAGCTTTTGAGGGACAGCATAGACTTTATTGGGATAAACCATTATGGCACACTCTATGCAAAGGATTGCACCCATTCCGTTTGCGTCTGCAACATATCTAGTTGCGTCCAAGGCAGCGACCGTGCAATCAGGGGCTTCACCTACACTGGTGGAGAGCGTGATGGTGTTCCAATTGGGGAGCGA ACGGGGATGGCCCGGTTCTTCGTGGTGCCTAGAGGCATGGAGCAAATTGTCCAATATGTGAAGGATAGGTACAATAACAAGACAATGATCATCACAGAGAATG GTTATGCATCTCCGGGCAACGAAGAAAACGACTTTGTGCATGACGATAAGAGGATTCAATACCATCAGTCTTATCTTGCATATCTTGCTCAAGCTATGAG AAAAGGGGCGGATGTGCAGGGCTATTTTGTATGGAGCTTGATCGATAATTTTGAATGGGCGAGCGGGTATGGTCCCAAATTCGGGTTGTACCATATCGATCGCCCAACATTGAATAGAATTCCGAAGAACTCTGCATGTTGGTATGGAGATTTCTTAAGCAACTGCAGCCTTGTTGATGCATCAAACAttcaatctcaatataatgaaaaagaaaacattgtGATGTGCGTGTAA
- the LOC125211391 gene encoding beta-glucosidase 18-like isoform X2 yields the protein MLFFTIQEQVNIKRSDFPPDFLFGAATSAYQVEGAVLEDGRSLSNWDIFSHIEGNIADGSNAYIADDHYHRYLEDIEIMHSLGLTAYRFSISWSRILPRGRDGPVNKVAVQFYRNITYNLLTKGIHPFVTLFHFEYPQELEDRFGGWLSPLMQEEYLHFAEICFTYFGDQVKYWITINEPNLFSEMAYERANYPPARCSPPFGDCVSGNSDVEPLIVVHNMLLAHAKAAKLYRERFKSKVDGVLSIAVCAFMYVPMTDDEKGKAAADRALAFNVAWTLDPLVFGDYPPEMRSIHGPELPNFSAEERELLRDSIDFIGINHYGTLYAKDCTHSVCVCNISSCVQGSDRAIRGFTYTGGERDGVPIGERTGMARFFVVPRGMEQIVQYVKDRYNNKTMIITENGYASPGNEENDFVHDDKRIQYHQSYLAYLAQAMRKGADVQGYFVWSLIDNFEWASGYGPKFGLYHIDRPTLNRIPKNSACWYGDFLSNCSLVDASNIQSQYNEKENIVMCV from the exons ATGCTGTTCTTCAcaat TCAAGAACAAGTAAACATCAAAAGATCAGATTTTCCACCAGATTTTCTCTTTGGGGCTGCTACTTCTGCTTATCAA GTGGAAGGAGCAGTTCTTGAAGATGGTAGAAGTCTGAGCAACTGGGacattttttctcatattgaAG GTAACATAGCAGATGGGAGCAATGCTTATATAGCTGATGATCACTACCATCGTTACCTG GAAGATATTGAGATTATGCATTCACTTGGATTGACTGCTTACCGATTTTCGATTTCATGGAGTAGAATTCTCCCTA GAGGGAGAGATGGCCCTGTTAACAAAGTTGCTGTCCAATTCTATAGAAATATTACATATAATCTCTTAACCAAAG GTATTCACCCTTTTGTGACTCTTTTCCACTTCGAGTATCCTCAAGAACTCGAAGACAGATTCGGGGGATGGCTCAGCCCTCTCATGCA GGAAGAGTACCTCCATTTTGCTGAAATATGTTTCACATATTTTGGTGATCAAGTAAAGTATTGGATCACAATCAATGAGCCCAACTTGTTTTCAGAAATGGCGTACGAGAGGGCAAACTACCCGCCTGCTCGCTGCTCGCCACCTTTTGGCGACTGTGTTAGTGGGAATTCAGATGTTGAGCCCCTGATTGTCGTGCACAACATGTTGTTGGCCCATGCCAAAGCTGCCAAGCTGTACCGCGAGAGGTTTAAG TCGAAAGTGGATGGTGTATTGAGCATCGCTGTCTGTGCTTTCATGTATGTGCCAATGACAGACGACGAGAAGGGTAAGGCAGCTGCAGATAGAGCATTAGCTTTCAATGTTGCCTG GACGCTGGATCCACTTGTTTTTGGGGATTATCCTCCAGAAATGAGGAGTATCCACGGACCCGAGTTACCAAATTTTTCTGCAGAGGAAAGGGAGCTTTTGAGGGACAGCATAGACTTTATTGGGATAAACCATTATGGCACACTCTATGCAAAGGATTGCACCCATTCCGTTTGCGTCTGCAACATATCTAGTTGCGTCCAAGGCAGCGACCGTGCAATCAGGGGCTTCACCTACACTGGTGGAGAGCGTGATGGTGTTCCAATTGGGGAGCGA ACGGGGATGGCCCGGTTCTTCGTGGTGCCTAGAGGCATGGAGCAAATTGTCCAATATGTGAAGGATAGGTACAATAACAAGACAATGATCATCACAGAGAATG GTTATGCATCTCCGGGCAACGAAGAAAACGACTTTGTGCATGACGATAAGAGGATTCAATACCATCAGTCTTATCTTGCATATCTTGCTCAAGCTATGAG AAAAGGGGCGGATGTGCAGGGCTATTTTGTATGGAGCTTGATCGATAATTTTGAATGGGCGAGCGGGTATGGTCCCAAATTCGGGTTGTACCATATCGATCGCCCAACATTGAATAGAATTCCGAAGAACTCTGCATGTTGGTATGGAGATTTCTTAAGCAACTGCAGCCTTGTTGATGCATCAAACAttcaatctcaatataatgaaaaagaaaacattgtGATGTGCGTGTAA